In Amphiura filiformis chromosome 1, Afil_fr2py, whole genome shotgun sequence, the following are encoded in one genomic region:
- the LOC140158709 gene encoding ubiquitin recognition factor in ER-associated degradation protein 1-like isoform X1 yields MPPSALDQLTRLNIVYPMLFKLTNKKTDRMSHCGVLEFVADEGKVYLPYWMMQNLLLQEGDLLQVESTSLQVASYSKFQPQSTEFLDISNPKAVLENILRGFACLTKNDMIAIKYNDRIYELQVLETKPSDAVCIIECDMNVEFAPPVGYVEPGRPRPQEQEPESMQVDDAEYIDTNQFMYFQGAGYRLDGKQKKNVDAKPVPLSSDLPKRGIPNYEHKKGTITFIRSIKPVVANGNTMVRTHWFTLSVVVGYNHIH; encoded by the exons CTCGCCTTAACATTGTCTATCCTATGCTGTTTAAACTAACAAACAAGAAGACAGACAGAATGAGCCATTGTGGTGTATTAGAATTTGTAGCAGATGAAGGCAAAGTATATCTGCCATACTGG ATGATGCAGAATTTACTGTTACAAGAAGGTGATTTACTACAAGTTGAAAGTACTAGTCTACAAGTAGCATCATACTCAAAGTTTCAACCACAGTCTACAGAGTTTCTAGACATCTCAAATCCTAAAGCTGT ATTAGAAAACATACTGCGTGGATTTGCGTGTCTAACCAAGAATGACATGATTGCAATAAAGTATAACGATAGG ATATATGAATTACAGGTATTAGAAACCAAGCCTTCTGATGCTGTGTGCATTATAGAATGTGACATGAAT GTTGAGTTTGCACCTCCAGTAGGGTATGTGGAACCAGGAAGGCCTAGGCCACAAGAGCAAGAACCAGAG AGCATGCAAGTAGATGATGCTGAGTATATAGACACAAATCAATTCATG TATTTCCAGGGTGCAGGTTACAGGCTAGATGGTAAACAGAAGAAGAATGTAGATGCTAAACCTGTTCCTCTCAGTTCAGACTTGCCAAAAAG AGGTATTCCAAACTATGAGCACAAGAAGGGCACAATCACATTCATTAGGAGTATCAAACCAGTGGTAGCAAATGGCAATACTATGGTAAGAACACATTGGTTTACTCTTAGTGTGGTAGTAGGGTACAATCACATTCATTAG